The region GCAGCGCGAAACGATGATGAACCTGTTGCAGGCCCTCAAGGAGGGCAAGATCGACAAGCCATCATTCATGAAATTTTTGAGGACCGACTTCGGCGATGTCAACGCAGCCAAATAAAACGCTCGAGACCTTTCCCAATCCCTATCCGGGCCGCGACTACGAGATTAAATTCGAGTGCCCCGAGTTCACCTGCCTTTGTCCCAAGACCGGCCAACCCGACTTCGCGACCCTGCACATCCGCTACGTTCCGGACCGGACCTGCGTCGAGCTGAAGTCGCTCAAGCTTTATCTCTGGTCCTTCCGCAACGAGGGGGCCTTCCACGAAGCCGTGACCAATCGGATCCTCGACGACTTGGTGGCGGCGGTGAAGCCGAAGGAAATGGAGATCTTGGGAGATTTCTACGTGCGGGGAGGGATTCATACGACCATCCGGGTAGGGTACACAACTTCAGGTACAGAAGGCCGATAGGTCCTCGCTTAAGCCTAACCAAAGGATCCACATGACGCCTGGACGGATACGCCCCCCTGGGATTCCACCGGTTGCCACGCCGGAAGGGGACCGCACGGTCTCGGGCACCGATCCGACCATGGTCGATATCCGGGTCCATCCGACCGGAGCGGCGCCCCGGCGCCGCCTGCCTTCGTTGACCCATATCCTTCGCCCCCGGCGCCTCAGCCTGACCAATGAGACCATCATCGTGGTCTTCAATCCGGCGGCCCGCGATGGCCAAGTCAACGGCGAGCTGCCCTCGCTGATTGGGACCCTGCGCCAGGCCGGCGCCCGGGTCATTGCAGTCGAAACCCTGCCCGATGCCGAACAGAGGCGGCAGCGCATTCGCGATGCCACCAGCCAGGCCATGCAGGGCGGGAGAAAGTTCTTCGTCCTGCCGATGGGCGGCGACGGCACCATCGGCGAGACCGTCGGCGAGGTTCTGCGGCAGAGCGGCCTCTCCTTCGATCCCCGCGCCAATCCGGTCCGCGATTCCGAAGGCGGGCAGGGCCGCTCGATCTTCGTCCTGGCCCGCAAGGGAACCGCCGCCGACTTGGCGGTCCAAGTGGACGCGCCCAAGAACGTCCGCGACTTGCCGCAATTCATTTCGCGGGCGGTCGAGCTCAACTTCCGCTTTCCGGTGGTCGACGGCTCCGAGGCCGGCATCCATTCGATGGGCTTCTTGGCCTCGGGCTACCTCTTCGCCCTCCGCCAGCAGAACCGCGAAGCCAACCCGACCGGATTTTTCAATCAAGGGCTTTGGAGCTACCTGCGACTGCTGCCCCACGCCATCGCCAACCGCTACGGCATGCTGGGCGTCGACATCACGCTGACCCGCACCAATATGGCCGGCGAGGTTTTGGCCCGCGAAACCATGTCGGGCGCCGAAGTCACCGTCACGCCCAACCGCATCCTGGCCGGCGTCGGCGGCGTGCCCGGCGCCTGGGGCGAAACCAAGGTGGTGGTCTTGCCGCCGATGTTCCAGGGCGGCGGCTTCGCCTTGGCCGAGTACATCGGCCGCGGCCTCTTGACCAAATACCTCGGCCTCAACTTGGTCGGCCCGCGCAGCCGGCTCTGGACCCTGACGCCCCGCCGCCAATGGGTGGTCAACCCCGGCGAGCAAATCAAGGTCGAGAGCACCGTGCCCGACACGCTGATCTGGGATCTCTTCCGGGTCTATCAAGATTGGCGGATCCGCCATGGCCGAGCCGGGCCCGAAGTCCGGGTGCCGGCGGCCAGCCAGCCCTTGCCGGTGCCGGCCCAACGCAACGGCGACGTCGTCCCGCCGATCTCGGAGTTCACGGTCCATGCGCCGACCTTCACGATCGCCAAATTGGCCGCGCCCAATTCGTTGGCGGTGCGCTTGGCCCGGGCGAGCTGGCTGGTGCGCGGCGAAACGCCGATGATCAGCGACCAGCAGATGGTGGCTCATTTGCCGGGCGACAATTCGGTGATCGAGGACAACACGCCGACGCGGCGGACGGTCCGGACGGTTTTCCTCTCGATGCCGCGGCTCCACCGCCTGATGCGGCAATACAATATTTCGCCGGAGCGGGTCGAGAACCTGCTCACCGCCTCCCAGGGCGTCGAGACTTTTGCCCAGCTGGAGCGAATGGTCACCGA is a window of bacterium DNA encoding:
- the queF gene encoding preQ(1) synthase produces the protein MSTQPNKTLETFPNPYPGRDYEIKFECPEFTCLCPKTGQPDFATLHIRYVPDRTCVELKSLKLYLWSFRNEGAFHEAVTNRILDDLVAAVKPKEMEILGDFYVRGGIHTTIRVGYTTSGTEGR
- a CDS encoding diacylglycerol kinase family protein encodes the protein MTPGRIRPPGIPPVATPEGDRTVSGTDPTMVDIRVHPTGAAPRRRLPSLTHILRPRRLSLTNETIIVVFNPAARDGQVNGELPSLIGTLRQAGARVIAVETLPDAEQRRQRIRDATSQAMQGGRKFFVLPMGGDGTIGETVGEVLRQSGLSFDPRANPVRDSEGGQGRSIFVLARKGTAADLAVQVDAPKNVRDLPQFISRAVELNFRFPVVDGSEAGIHSMGFLASGYLFALRQQNREANPTGFFNQGLWSYLRLLPHAIANRYGMLGVDITLTRTNMAGEVLARETMSGAEVTVTPNRILAGVGGVPGAWGETKVVVLPPMFQGGGFALAEYIGRGLLTKYLGLNLVGPRSRLWTLTPRRQWVVNPGEQIKVESTVPDTLIWDLFRVYQDWRIRHGRAGPEVRVPAASQPLPVPAQRNGDVVPPISEFTVHAPTFTIAKLAAPNSLAVRLARASWLVRGETPMISDQQMVAHLPGDNSVIEDNTPTRRTVRTVFLSMPRLHRLMRQYNISPERVENLLTASQGVETFAQLERMVTERLTIEHLEDWLQSERGQRWAAANAEGLRAFRERLLRGGPPLAMGLVSLFGAERLADIAGLDPVQQRELRFAFVVYLSHAVNSSTHAMWQVAANRILRQPYHLASIRSARIAGERLVQWTFIERPTMAGAMYESVLRQSGIEAGFTRGLLARGFSLATLLPRAAWGMGQGLIFSRLAERIVHDAPEDSPLRTYAPTAAFFAPDLAKLLAPARAGRFLESRPMRFAARAFAAGFITDMAFTGLHRLHYGDDAPYELWTDVRAAEARRQNGEIGTLSWRQIPRLLAPSLSAYIDSHDFLFGSGNTLRQAIQSGDRAQSRSTEAALREALVWLPQVLGTSASELLREEIRLTEDERMMLEQIEHCAGGPRLRRDASFGETATYLRREFRGLISSEEEAARHLGRIQAYRSQQALAQLGQLEIEETAEIRRLFDNRGRLRSGVESEFRTWLHAPAPQPMSS